In the genome of Candoia aspera isolate rCanAsp1 chromosome 4, rCanAsp1.hap2, whole genome shotgun sequence, the window gtatgtCCTTTGTTCTACATTTTtccatatgtttttatttatttgtttatgtatttatttggtgcctttgaatcagtgttgactcctggcaactgcttgccccacggtcacccagctggctttgtgcctgaggcaggatcagaattcactgtctcccaatttctagtctggtgccttgaccactacagcaaactggctctctccatcTGTTTGTCTGCTATTTTCAATTCTGCTCATTTAAAACCTATGAGTGCAATCAGAGTAGTTTCATAAAATGTCTGTCAttttccctacttttttttttagtagaattTTTACAGTTTCCTTTCTTAGTAAAGAattcaaggagagagagagagagagagagagagagagaagatatatgtcttttgatttcctgatatAGGGCCAAGAGAGATTTGTTGGCCCAGTGTCACCCAGCTGTGTCTGccccttctagtccagcatttacCTACTCCACCACACTGGGTCTGTGtatgtgaaataataataataataataataataataataataataataatatttttaaaaaaggtccatTGTAGATGACATACTGATCATAAATTCCCTATGCAATTTTTAAGCCACAGCTCTCAGTACCCTCTTCAAAGCTGCAgcagaaggaaatggaaatgttCCCTACCATTACCGACTTCCAGCATTTGATTTCTACCTTAAAACTATGTCACACTTATGGTTTACTAACCTCTCTtatttctctctttcacacacacccaaaaaagtGGACAACCAATATGTCTGCAGAGGGAGCTGCAGAACATCCTGAAAGCAACGGTTTTCTATTGACCTTAAATGCTGGCATTCAGAGTGATGCATCTCCTGCTTTTCGATCCCTTCTTGCACTTGCTAGGACCTTCCCTGCCTGAATGGATGAGATATAATGGCAATGTCCTATGCCCTTAATCTCAGGCAAGCTTAGCAAGGAAGCTAAATTGTTGAGCTTCCTTTCAAAATTACAGTATATCTTGGTTTACAGTTTTAGCTTTTAATTTATGGTTATGGATGTGTGTTGGCAAATATTTTTTCTCACCTTATCCTGTGAATGTTTCCATAgctaaagaaaacattttgttctttttgaaCAAGGTTTCCAGTTTTCCAAATCATTCCTTTAGCTgtataaagaaaacaaattcaCAGAAATGGCAGCTCAGAAGAATTTTTTAACAAAGTGGGATGCAATATTATTATCTGTTAACCTCTGTGGACCAAGCTGCAGTTTAAGCTCTAGCATAATAGAATTACTGAACAGTTGGAAGATTTAATCTTTATTGTGGAGTCTTGGTAAAAAGCACATTTAGAATTTAGAATATTAGAAAGCAGTGAAATTCATCAGTTCAATCTATATTCACAGGCTTATGCTTGTCATTACCAGCTTTTATTAATACCCTCCAGGTTTTATGCAAGTTTATCAAGTGAAATTTACCTTGGCAGGACAGAAAATGTCACTCCTCATTGCTGCTGATGTAGCAGCTTCAGGAAAGCAAGCAATGGTAGGGAAACaagcaggattttattttttcctcacacCCTGGACTACTTGTAGTCTACAGACTTAAAACTGAGATTTCTACTCTAACATTACTTTCTTCTTCCAAGTGGGCAATACAAGCTTTTAGCTTATGATTCCTTTCTATCTGCAATAGAGTAAGATAGGTGAGAAGACATGAATGAGCACGTGACCCATGTGGAATGAAATGAATAAACCCCCACAATGAGGAAAAAATGAAGAGTTGTATGCAGACTTAAATAAGAAATGGTTTGCTCCTGATGTTCATACCTGGATAGAttgcatttttcattcattcaacatATTCAGCTGATACAATCAGTTGCATTCAGAGAATCATGAGACACTGTTGTCTGAATCCTATTGCTCAAGTTAAAGGAAATCAGAACTGTAGCTTCTCTGTACAGTTTAAAAGCACCGTATTATTAGTACTGCTTACATTTTAAATCATAACATATATTAAGGAGTGGGAAAATCTGTGGGGATAATTTAAATCTTGGAATATTTCCCAATTCAGAAGTCATATGAGAGTTCCTTTAGTTAGAAAACAAATGTCTAATTGGCTCTCTGGAGAGATGgctgttattattttgtttaccttttaattataatttaactTCTGGACTTGAAATTCTATTTCTTCATTGTATTAGTCATTTTGTCTAGGAATCAGAGtaaatgccttaaaaaaaaaacaattcttatataattataattgttAGAAAAcacattcaggtatgacctaggAACAATCTGGAATTAAGACATAAGTGTCCAAAATTCTCAGTTTTCATAAATGAAATTATGATTTCTTCCTTAATATCAGCAACAAAAGATATTACTATGCCACTGTTAACAATGGTCTAGGAAtagacatatacatacacacaaacacatacacacatacatgctgtACATACATATAACAATCAACTCACCAAACAAACaacagaaaatcacaaaataatgaattccttttggggggatggggtATTTGTTTTCAAACTGGTATTTGTAGTATTTTATTTCTCATTCCATACTGATGTCTTTCCATCAGAATAGCCAGCATGCTacaacaggttgttgttgttgggaaaaaaatgggaagagctgctgaagaaaaggcagaataaaaatgtaataaataaacaaataaacatacattaaaatacattcataatttgagaagaaatgcattaaaatgtgtattttgaggAAAAATATTCAAAACTAATATTTAAATGAGAgattaatatgaaaaataattaggCATACTTATAAGTGAATACAtccaaaaatatatatccccataATGTCACATAGCTtaacatatttaataaattaattatagaGATAAATCAATTTGTCCatcatgcacacacccacacacacccagtttctctctctcacacacacactactaATTATTCTCATACTTGGCTTCTTAGATAAGTAAAAATAGTTATTAATTTTGGTGATTCTTTCTCTTTGGCCCATCACTAGCCAGTGAGAAAAATCATAGCTCGGCAACAGGTATGGAATCTCTGCTGCATGATTCTGTCCATAAGGCTCTGTCCATCATCTTCAGGATCTTTCCTTACCCTTCTACCTATACTGGTAtaaccaaattaaaaaaacaaaaccaaaaccaaaaccaaaagccAAAACCAACCAAAACATATTCTGCATAACAAGCAGCACCTTTTTAAGCAGCACCTTTTTAATGgtagttttcttcttcctttcctttctttatatagactacaaaagctgacttgcagatTCCTTCATGTTCTATTCAAAAGGCATTGGGGTTTGGTCCCAATATTCAGTTTTTAGGAACTTCAACCTGTATCCAATCCACTGTGTCTTTTTAATGTTatcatagatgatagatagatattcttaaGAAAATTagtaaaattgaaaataaagtaGTTCAGATTGAGAGACATCCTCCTAATGTCACCTCCTGCCATCACAATGCATATTGTTGAATATACATGAAATAGTCATTCTCAGAACAAGTCACTATTTCAGACAAATAAACTTAAATCCCATTGTTTTCAATTATTATACTAATTTATAATTAAAACTGGATCCAGCACAGATTACACACAACAGTCATATCTCTCCAAAATTTGTATCAAAGGTCCAAAGATGTCAGGTGGGACAGAAGTATCTAATGGTCCAAGGTAACAGATAATAAGGACAAGTCCAGCAGCATCACTGTTGTGCTTTGGCCACCCAGATACCATTCAGCATGTGAAAGAGTACCATATCCTGCTCAGAATCTCAAATAAAAGGAGTAACCAAAGTCAACTTGAGAGGTGGACTGCCCATTCAGAAAGGGTGACTTTCTCAAGGACTTCtataaagaaagggaaggaataaCATAAGtcaataaataggaaaaaaacaagggACCAAGAGATTTCTTGAACAATGGATGAAGGAAGGTGTGCTTAAGGGAGCCTGGAAAACTATTAGGTTGTTCAAAAGAGGAAGGATTTCAAGTAAATTAAGCAGGGAAGACTTTCAAGTTAAAGGGAAGTACGCTAAAATGTAGGGGAAGTAGGGAAAAGATGAGAGGAtaagaagaaaggcagaaataaTCCCTGCCATTGCTTCTTAGGCAATTTGACAAGATGACTCAAGGAGTAAAGCAATAGTGTTATATGGAAAGCCTTGAGTAATTGTCCTCAGCTTTTTATCTAAAAATTCACCTATGATCTTTGCAGATAGATCATCTTGAATGCATAGAACCACATAGACCAGGAGAGAACATTTGTGAAAGAAATAACATTGGGGAAATGAGattgtgaaaacagaaaaaaacagaacacaaacaaaacacaaacctttatttatttattttttccaaggcctctATAAACCAATAGGTGTAACACTTTGGGAGCCTTTTGCTATTGTCATTCCAAGTGATGGACACTTCCTTGTTCATATCTGGTGAAAAAAGGTCCAACTACTGCCTAGGAAGATGATATAGGAACATTCCTTGAAAACAATGGGTTAAGTTCCCAAAACAATTTAATATCCTAACAACATGATATATCTCTTTGCTTATGTATcattgaagaaaaatggatttttaactGCCTTCATCAAGTTTAAGAGTTTGGGTTTGTATATTTCAATTTGAAAGTAATCCGTTGTATATAATGGTATTTCCACATATACTGTATTAAATGAAGCAAAAATGTATTGAGAGGAAATTGCTTGATTACTGCAAAATTATCTTATTTTACTATCCCACATGGTTACATATTTTCTATGCACAAAATACAGATATCAAGGACATCAGAGAACCCAACAATATGTAGATGCTTAATatctactactattactacaatTGCTATCAGAGGAAATAATTCTCAGAGAAATTATCCTCTCCAGTTTTCACCAAAGAAGCCAAaattcaatgtacagtatattaggtatatttattgattttattgattgattgatttgaagtTTTGTTTAGGTGCTTTAGTCATATGACATTAATCAGTGTACAGCAATCTCTTCAAACAATAGTACTAAATtcaaatcaataaagttataacATCTTCATTGTCAAACAATGTCAAACAAACAATATCTGTTAAAAATATCACAATAAAATCTTATCCATCATTACGTGGAATACCAAACGATATCATTGCAGTAATAAAAACAGGACGAGAGACTCAAATGTAACACCTTCAGTCTTGAACAACTGCCATACAGGTTACACAAAGTTTGAATAtccagggggtggggaggggggtaggtGAGGAATAAAGCCTGAAAAACATTATGATTTCCATAATGACTTATGACTTATGTGCTTGCATCAAATGTTGCACATAATTGTagtatttgcatgatgatatcataGTATGTGTCATCACTTTGACCTTGTAGCGGTTTCTATGGATTTGATGGCCATAAAGCCTAATAAGGACCATGCAAATCTAGAAAAATCATTATGTTTTatgacattaaaataaaatgtatcctTCCATGACCATCTCCAGgttcaaggaaaataataatttcttcaaTTCATATGTAATATCTGAATGTTTGTCATTGATTTTTTAATAACAGCTCTTACTTCTTGGTTCCTTAGAGTGTAAATCAGAGGATTCAAAACTGGAGTGACAACAGTGTACATAAGAGTGACCATCATTTCTTGCTGTAGTGATTCTCCAGAGGATGGAGGAACATAAGTCAAAATGGCCCCTGCATAGAAAAGAGTCACAACTGTGAGATGCGATGCACACGTAGAAAAGGCTTTTGTTCTACTTTCCTTAgtcttaacttttaaaaagaggaaggagatgataTAAATGTATGACAGAAATGTAAGGATGAAAGGGAGCACAACAATTAAACCTGTGATGATGTTGAGAAGGCTGAGATTCAATGTGGTGCTACAGCATGCCAACTTCAAGAGGGGCTTGATGTCACAGAAGAAATGTTGCACTACATTGGGGCCACAAAATTTTACTTGGGAAGTCATAATTGTATGCATTAGAGCATGTAAGAATCCAGTGGTCCAGGTAATTATTGCTCCCCTAATGCAGGCCTTCTTATTCATGATAGTGGTGTATCGCAGTGGATTACATATGGCCACATAGCGGTCATATGCCATGACACCCAGCAATAAAGCTTCACTGCTGCCTAGGAAGTGGAAAAAATGGAGCTGAGTGAGACACCCAATAAAAGAGATTCTCCAATGTTCCACAAGAAGGCCAGTCAACATCTTGGGTACAGTGACTGTAGAGTAACAAATATCTAGGCAAGAGAGGTTTACGAGAAAGAAATACATAGGAGTATGGAGGCGTGGCTCAGCCAGTGTTATGAGCAAAATGGTGGTATTTCCTAACAGGCTGGCAAAATAgagcagcaaaaaaagaaagaagagaaaggtcTGAAGCTCAGGGATGTTAGTCAGGCCCATAAGGATGAATTCATTCACCTTTGTCTTGTTTTCCAGCActgaaaaatatagaaagaaatattgctactactactattattactgATAATTCTAAACAATATTGGGTAATTCTAcgttcaaagaaagaaagaaagtaagtaagtaagtaaggatggatggatggatggatggaaagaaaaTGAGTTAAGACTAGAACATCCAAAAGGGGAATTGAATTTCTAGAGCTCAATAAATCTCCAGAGGACATATTAATGCAATTTGGTTTGTGAAAAAGGTTCTTTGTGAGAACCATGTCAGGAATGGAAAGTGAGTTTAATTCTGGAAAACCTTTTTGACTTTGAGTTCTCACTGAAAGAATGaaagtatactgtatgtgtgtatattctTAAATCTGGCTTTCAAGCACTATTAGAACTGACAGCTATTTACTATCTCCTGAATTAGAGATAGCATACTGGTTGCTGGGAACAATAGTGGGAGGACTGTGTGCTACCATTCTCTGCACTAGATTTGTGGTCTTTCCAAATGTATCTACTTTGCCTTTGCATAATACTGAATGTTGTACTGGGTGGCCTTATGGCTTGATCCAGCAGACCTCTTCTTACTGGTGTAACCATGAAAAGTTTTTGCTGCTGTAAAAATTATCCTGAGTTCTTCTGTCCACATTTCTTTTCCCTGATCGGTACAAGTTGCTCGTGGATATTGAGAAACCAGTGTAGTTAGTTCAGAGCTAACTAAACCAGTTAAAGCATCAAGTCTGCCATTACTTCTATCTTCGTTTTTAACTCTGCATTCCAATTCTGTCGCTTTTCCTTTTCCAACTAGTTTTACCATTTTCAATTACCGTAGTTAATCCATTTTTTGATGGCAGATGTGAGCACATTAAACTTGATATAACCGCATAATATTATAAGTGCACAAAATGCTCAGAGACCCAGTATTTATGCTGAACTGTAGAGGTAAAGGCATTCagattctagtcccacctgaggcacaaagccagctgggtgactttgggccagtcattctctccagGCGATGGCAAACACTTGtgataaaaaccttgccaatcagacatgactgaacatgtgtatgtgtgtgtgcgtgcagagagagagagagagagaaataagaaatGGGAAGATTGGTTGTATTCATGACtgaagaaaagccaaaagactagCTGGTTAAGGAAAGTCACAAAAACTAATCTGCTTTCTTACTTGCATTTTTACAGCTCTCTCCAAATTCTTGCCAACCTTCTAGGTGAGctgagtggaaaacagcagacAGACCACAAACATTGTACTTACCAAGGAATCCTCCTTCATTTATCTTAGTCCCTCTGCATTAAATTATTTCATGGGAAAAATAAACAAGAAGTTAATTACTCTCCCTGGAATAATGAATGTGCTCGATGCGATGCTACAAACAAAAATCAACCCAGGTCCATCTAGGATGGCAATGTAATTatgactttttttcttcctatgctCAACTAAAAATTAGCCATACATGTTAGAAAAGGTCTCTTAGAAGTAACATTATTAAGGCACTTatctcatctctgccctttttctGCGTGAAGGGAGTTCAGCCCTCCACAGTTATTTTTTCTGTCCTAGTAGATTTGGGAATggggtcagctctaaattccctATTAGTTGTGTGTTGCTTGTTGGTGTGAGCAGCAGGTGTCTTTACAGTTTCCGCTGTTTTACTTCGGTGACTTTCAGTATATTTTACAAAGGACTCCTTTAGTACAGTAGATGAATCTTATTTTTGACTGATGTCAACAGTTCAAAGATTGAGATCATTGCTTGTGCTGTGTGCAGTCATTGCCTAGTTATGAAGTCTGTTACATTCTCCTTTTTTAAGTTCATATCAATCCCATCTTGCATAagcaatggggggaggggggcatcccCTAGCAAGGAAGAAGAAGGTTCTATAAGCTGTCGACTTTCAATTTCTGTCTATAGATCCCATTCCAAAGAGTTATAAGTGTCATGCCTATCTAGAGAGTGCGTAGGGTCAGAGTTACTTACCAAAGTTGTCTGTTTGCTAATTGTATATTCATCCATTTTCTGCTGTTTCAAAGGCTTAGGTGGAGTCTGTGTTGTGAAGTGTACATGCTGTCTCTtcctcattttttcccattcttcagtcctgttttatattttattgaattgAAGGTGGAGCAGATAGATGACCCCCAAGTGCTACAGTTTATAAAAAGTAAATTgaaagtacaaaaattaaaatagcaagttgaaagattaaaataaaataataaaataaaataaaataaaataaaatagagaccATAGATTCAGAGATGCTTACACATCACCATCTTGAGGCCACCCCCAATTATTAAGGCACAAAAACATCTACAAAGATATTTCAGAAGATTAGACCAGAGACTCTCATTATTATATAAGATGAGAGAGACTGCCATTAGTATATAAGATGAGGTCCTCCTGGATGTGCTAAGATTGGTAGATTATCATTTGAGATTACTTAGCAAGTGGGTCTTCTTTGTGTTACTGTCTGAACTCTGGAATGATCTCCTTCCTGAAATTCATGATATGCttaccattaattttttttagacaCAGCTCCATCTCCTCACTATTGCCTTCGTTGTATTAATGTTAGATGAATGATTATGTTTTCTTCTTATTCTCCTACCACAACCTATTCCCAGCTTAGAGGAAATAAGGCTACTCAGGACTCCTTAGCCCTGAAAGATACTGGGAAGTGGTAAAATTTAGAAAAATCACTAATGAAACATACCTATTCATTTTTTATAGTGTAGATGCAGACCCAATCTGTATGTGCTAAAAGTTGCCATTTTGAATACCATGGATGACTTTGGAAAGAGAACTATGTGCTACTATGAATGTACAATTCAGTAAACAAAATTATTACAAAACAGAATATTCTATCCCTAGTAGAAGATATGTGTAGTATTTTTAATTGCCATTTTGAGCTGCCATTTATAGATACTATTAGTTCAGTATCTGAGAACATATTTTTGGAAATTTAAAAATTGGGCAGAGTTCTTGtctgaaatatttaaatttcaGGACCTAAAAACTCCATTATTTGTAAAGACAGTGTGCTTCTCTAGTACATATGCACTagatatttctattattattctttctcctcccctctcccctttctttctctttctcttcttcaccTCTATAATCACAGCTTTGATACCAGAAGTGTTTTGTAAATGTCAAGATAGCCCACTTGTTAAGCCAACAGCAGCACAGGACTTCATTTTTCCCCTTATTGTGCCTCTTGTTTTTTTCATCCATTCCTTGCTCTTCAACCACTTGTCTTTTCTAGCAAACAGTGTTTAATTTCACCTTCTCCATAACAGTTTATTTTCTACTGTCCATAATCATCATGGTGGATCTTGCAAGAAGCAAAACAGTAGCCAAGTCTGTTGTGTTTCTCTGATACCTTGGGCAACTTGGAATCTGGCTTGTTTGGCTAGTATTCTCTGATTAGAAAGGCACAATATTGTTTTATGGTAATGTTTGATAGAATTGATAGATTGATAGGAGTTTTAAGCATGAAtgataaaggtttttttttttttttttctggaagcaaAAACATTAGAAGTTAGGTCTAACTTCCATGGATTGCATCCCATAGCTTGAGAATTATGCAGGAAAAAGGTCTGTTTGGTAAGCGTAGCAGTAGTCCTCTGAGAATTAAGACATCTTTCTATTGACATGATTGCTCATTAGTTTCCCATTGAGCAACTCAGTCCTTCAGCTAATAAGACAATATTTTGTTCAGAGTGTGTAAGTTAATTTATTGACATATGTGGTTGTCATGAAGTGCCAACTAATGCAGTTCTGTTGATTCCACTATCATGCACTAGTTAGTAGGCAATCTGCCAGACATcactagttgaagcttctggaaaCTCTTAGACTATAAAACTCTTAAACTATACATACCCCATGTATGCTATATTTCAGTGGTCAATTTGTGATATCATCTGGATTTATCCTGTAGTATCTCTCTACCTTTCCTGATAGAAAGTAATGAaaattctcccccctccccccatgaaaTTAGTACATCAGGGACTCTAATTATGCATTGGCATTTGGACGCCTGCAATTATTGAAATCACagtgatttattttaatgtttgctaTGTCCCTGTAGATTAACCAACATTGCTTGTAACTCAGATTTGTGGGGTTATGTGGATTCACCATAGTAATTATTTAGCTTTTACATATAACCTAAGAGGTTCACAATTAGGACTGTAGCAATTGAAGTGAAGAATGTTGTATGTCTGATATTTGTTAGATGGATTTATAGAGATGCAGACCAGTTTGCATATGATGACAATTAAATTGAATATTGCTCCTTCTGAACAATGCTACTGCTAAATAAATGATGTGTGAAAACCAAAGTGCTGCTAGACATCTGTATAGTAATACAGCATTCCTTCCAGGTTAAATTGCTTCAGCAGTCAAAAAATGAATATTAACTACAGTTAATATGTACATATGTTACATGTTCACATAAtgaatatgtttctttttctcttggtaCTGTTACCATCTGATACTGTCTCCAGGCATCTGGCAATTGATGCAGACAATCATCATATAAGCCTCCCTGAATATTATTTGATGGGGGACTATATTTTTGGTGGGATTTTTTCTATGCATTCTGCTTTTTTTGGTGTGGGAACTTTTGAAAAACCTCCTTTGTTCTTTAATTTGGTCAAACAGAGGTAAAtattattatcatttttttttttccttttgtgaaataTGGAAGTTTTCCCTTCCAGCAAGTCGTTTTAGATAGTTAGAATCTGTCACAAATACATAGTCTCAGTTCACAATAATTTTCATAAGTATGAcatttttccaaactggactttcCAGCAATAAGTTGTAGAATTAGTTGACTGTATGTCTCTCAGAGTTATCTAAGATAGAACTTCAGCAAAAAGGACAAGCAGCTCTTTCGATTCAGACTAAATTGAGCAATCTTCAGTAAATTTAGCCCAAAGCTTCTAAGACAGAAAAAGAGTTCCGTCTTCAAATTGGTTGAACAGGACTCTCACTTGATATTATTTCTGATAATAATCAGAGTGAAGTGACAGAGATGTAGTGTATTTACTGACTAAGAGTTTTCTCAGTATAATACATTGAAAACTCAGATATTTAATCCCAAAATTCCAATCCTTCCATTTCCAAAGCCCTGGTATAACTCAGTGATCATGACACATAGGCATTGTGTCTGCTCAAAAGGATTTTCCAGAATGCAAGGCCTAGAAGGctatgatgtggtatgctttatTTTTCACCAAGTTAGAATGATGGCAGATATATAATTACAGAATGGCAACTCAGTGTGACTTAAAGATATACTTTCAGCAAAAAGGTTGACCAGCCGTTCCTCTTCACACTGGACTTTCAGGACAAAACttccacaatacaagaaggacaTGGTTCTTGAATTTATTGTTTGTGATGCTTATACTGAAGCTTGAGGCTCATAATACAATTTGAGTTTGTTGCATTACATTGTTaactcttttttgtattttctcctttcctcatttatctatctatctatctatctatctatctatctatctatctatctatctatttattt includes:
- the LOC134496470 gene encoding olfactory receptor 12D1-like, whose protein sequence is MGLTNIPELQTFLFFLFLLLYFASLLGNTTILLITLAEPRLHTPMYFFLVNLSCLDICYSTVTVPKMLTGLLVEHWRISFIGCLTQLHFFHFLGSSEALLLGVMAYDRYVAICNPLRYTTIMNKKACIRGAIITWTTGFLHALMHTIMTSQVKFCGPNVVQHFFCDIKPLLKLACCSTTLNLSLLNIITGLIVVLPFILTFLSYIYIISFLFLKVKTKESRTKAFSTCASHLTVVTLFYAGAILTYVPPSSGESLQQEMMVTLMYTVVTPVLNPLIYTLRNQEVRAVIKKSMTNIQILHMN